The following proteins are co-located in the Dromiciops gliroides isolate mDroGli1 chromosome 2, mDroGli1.pri, whole genome shotgun sequence genome:
- the STARD7 gene encoding stAR-related lipid transfer protein 7, mitochondrial — protein MFHSLQRRSPSSVYSYCVSSARFASLADGSPGWGHQVSSLKGRVQQVLSWFQKETEKSPRQNKSLLSLLANQCSYVTSLRVRRAQQIGQLYSNIYSERTRWSLFSRLWRKFHSRHGNACKLMAALTGIFVWEEERIKEEELQRSIDEMKRMEEMSSVFQNSGVECHLPELKPQTEEASDKATKEQPWEMVMDKKHFKLWRRLISGTHLYQYRVFGTYTDVTPRQFFNVQLDTEYRKKWDALVIKLEVIERDVISGSEVLHWVTHFPYPMYSRDYVYVRRYSVDQENNVMVLVSRAVEHPNVPESPEFVRVRSYESQMVIRPHNSFDENGFDYLLTYSDNPQTVFPRYCVSWMVSSGMPDFLEKLHMATLKAKNMEIKVKDYISAKPLDVGSEAKAATQTPDRKSESTCGPARIEYA, from the exons ATGTTCCACTCACTGCAGAGGAGGTCGCCCTCCAGTGTTTATTCCTACTGTGTGAGCTCTGCAAGGTTTGCCAGTCTTGCAGATGGGAGTCCGGGCTGGGGGCATCAGGTGAGCTCCCTGAAGGGCAGGGTACAGCAGGTTCTCAGTTGGTTCCAGAAGGAGACTGAAAAAAGCCCTAGGCAGAATAAGAGCCTCCTCTCGCTTCTAGCTAACCAGTGTAGCTATGTTACCAGCTTGAGGGTCCGCCGTGCCCAGCAGATCGGCCAGCTCTACAGCAACATCTACTCGGAGAGGACGCGCTGGAGCCTCTTCAGTAGACTCTGGCGCAAGTTTCATAGCCGCCACGGGAATGCCTGTAAACTAATGGCTGCTCTAACCGGAATCTTTgtgtgggaagaggagaggatcAAAGAAGAGGAGTTACAGAG atCTATTGATGAGATGAAAAGAATGGAGGAAATGTCTAGTGTGTTCCAAAACAGTGGAGTAGAGTGCCACCTCCCTGAACTGAAACCCCAAACAGAAGAAGCAAGCGATAAAGCCACCAAAGAGCAGCCATGGGAAATGGTAATGGACAAGAAACACTTCAAACTCTGGAGGCGCCTGATCAGTGGTACTCACCTGTACCAATACAGAG tttttggAACATATACTGATGTGACTCCTAGACAGTTCTTCAATGTTCAG CTGGATACAGAATATAGGAAGAAGTGGGATGCTCTGGTCATCAAACTAGAAGTGATTGAGAGGGATGTGATAAGTGGTTCTGAAGTTCTTCACTGGGTAACTCATTTTCCT TATCCAATGTACTCACGGGATTATGTGTACGTACGGAGGTACAGTGTGGATCAGGAAAACAATGTGATGGTGCTAGTGTCACG TGCGGTGGAACATCCTAATGTCCCAGAATCTCCTGAATTTGTTCGTGTCCGGTCGTACGAGTCCCAGATGGTTATCCGCCCCCACAATTCATTTGATGag AATGGCTTCGATTATTTGCTAACGTACAGTGACAATCCCCAAACTGTGTTTCCTCGTTACTGTGTCAGCTGGATGGTCTCCAGTG GCATGCCAGATTTCCTAGAGAAGCTGCATATGGCCACCCTGAAAGCCAAGAACATGGAGATCAAAGTGAAGGACTACATCTCAGCCAAACCCTTAGATGTTGGCAGTGAGGCCAAGGCAGCCACTCAGACCCCAGATCGAAAGAGTGAGAGCACCTGTGGCCCAGCTCGCATCGAATATGCTTAA